The genomic stretch TCAGGGTCGCGCCTGATGCCTTACCAATGCCTAAAGCCAAATGCCCGGCCTTACGTCCCATGGTAATAATAAAATACCAGCGATTGGTGGTAACCGAATCCTCCATGATATTGCGGACAATCTCCACGCCGAAATGCCGGGCCGTGTGGAACCCGAAGGTGGATTTATTATCCGGCAGAGGTAAATCATTATCTATGGTCTTGGGCACGTGGACAATGCGGATTTTATTCTGGGTTTCTTTGGCGATAACGCTGGCCGTGTAAGCCGTGTCATCGCCGCCGATAGTGATGAGCCGGTCTATGCCCAGTTTAATGAGCGAGTCAATGACGTTCTTTATCTTGACCTTGTCCTTGGTCGGGTTTTCCCGCGAGGTGCGCAGGATGGAGCCGCCGTCAAAATGGATGCGCGAGACGTCGTCAATCGTCAGCGGCATGACCTGCGCGGTATCGGCCTGGGCCAGATGCTTAAAGCCGTCCATAATGCCCAGCACCTGCCAGCCGTGGTTGACGGATTCGATGGTGGCCGCGCTGATAACGCCGTTGATGCCCGGCGCCGGACCACCGCCCACTAATATGCCCAAGTATTTAGTGTCAGACATAATTTTATCTTACTCCAATTATTTATAATTGTCAACAAGAAACATACCAAGAAACTGAATAACGAAAGAACTCGAAGAGACCGCGTTTAGCGAACTAAAGAACAATAAGTTCTTAAGTTTTTCAGTCCCTCAGTTTTTTAGTTATGCCTTACCGCGCCAGAACTAAAACATATACATTCTTAACCCCGGCTTTCTTGAGTGTCCGGCTAATCTCCGAGGCCGTGGCGCCGGTGGTCAAAACATCGTCTATCAACAGGATATTCTTACCGTCTATGGCTTTAGGGTTAGTTACCTCAAAGGCATCCAACAGATTCTTCTTGCGGTTGACCGAATCCAGTCCGGCCTGGTCCGGTGTGGGCCGGGTCTTTACCAGATTGTCTATCTCCAAGGGAATACCTGTGGCCTGACTCAGCCGCTCGGCCAAGAGCTGGGATTGGTTAAACCCCCGCTCCTTGAGTTTGCCACGATACAGCGGCGCCGGCATAATCATATCTATCTGCGGTAATAGTTGGGTCACGCCCTGCCATCGGGCAACGAGCAGACCGGATAGTTCGTCCAGCAATACCCGTTCCTTGGCGTATTTGAATTTATGGATGGCCTCACGGATGACGCCGTCATAGCCGGCTACGGCAATGGCCCGAGCGAACCTGGGCGGATGGGCATGGCATTCCTGGCACAAGGTATCGGGCTGGACATACGGACCCAGGTCAATCCCGCACTTAGGGCAGGATGTATCCTGGTTGATAAAGGTAATCTGGGTAGTGCAATCCGAACACAGCGCCCGGCGGTCCGTCTGATTGAGAGAGATGTTGCACACCAGGCAATAGCGCGGATAAATCAGGTCGAGAACACTTTGCAACCACAGATGACACAGATTACACAGATTAATACTGGTTCCCATATCAGATCAGGATTAGTTTTTATTGGATTAAAGCACAGGACTATTATATAAAGAATATGTATGAAATCAACAACATACTGCTTATTACTGCCAATCCTGTTACTGGCACTAATCTCCTGCGGGTCAAACCCTGACAATAATGAAATCATCTTAGCCACCACCACCAGCGTGCAGGATACCGGACTGCTGGATGTCCTGACCGACATATTCAAGAAGAATACCGGCTACAAAATCAAGGCCATTGCCGTCGGCTCAGGCGAAGCCATGGCTCTGGGCAGGCGCGGCGATGCCGATGTGCTGCTGGTCCACTCGCCCAAGGACGAAGAGACGTTTATGTCCGACGGATTCGGCAAGAGCCGGGTAACATTTATGTATAACTACTTTGCTATCGTCGGACCGGCTGATGACCCGGCCGGATGCTCCAAAACCGCTTTAGCCGCCGAGGCGTTCTCCAGAATCGCCGCAACCTCATCGCCGTTTATCTCGCGGGGTGATAATTCCGGCACGCATAAGAAAGAGATGTCCCTGTGGAACGAAACAGGCATTAATCCCAAAGGCAAATGGTATATTCAGGCCGGGGTAGGAATGGGCCAGACCCTGTTAATCGCCGGCGAAAAGAACGCCTATACGCTCTCTGACCGCGGGACTTATCTGGCCTTTAAAGATGCGGTAGCGCTCAAGATTGTCAAGGACGGCGTGCCTGACCTGAAGAATAATTATTCGGTAATCGTATTAAACCCTGATAAATTCCCCAATGTAAACTTAAAGGGCGCGCAGGCGTTTGCCGACTTTCTTACCTCGCCGGAAACACTAAAACTGATTTCCGAATACGGCAAGGATAAATACGGGAAAGGGCTGTTCTTTCCGGTGGTTAAGTAAAATATATCGCCACAAAGGCACTAAGACACGAAAGAATAAAATACCCCTCCCTTGATGGGAGGGGCAAGGGGAGGGTGAGTATAAGACAAATCCCCCTCACCCTACCCTCTCCCACAAGGGGAGAGGGAACAGGATAAATTATTCTTAGTGTCTTTGTGGCCAGAAATTCTTATGAACGAACTATTTGACATTATCCGGACATCGTTAGAGGTCTCAGGATTATCACTTATCATTGCGGGCTTTATCGGCATCCCTCTGGGCGTGATTATCGGATTATCCGCCTTTCGCGGTAAGAAATGGCTGATTGCCCTGGTCAATACCGGGATGGGCCTACCGCCGGTCTTAGTCGGGCTGGTAGTCGTGATTATCCTGGGCAGAAGCGGCCCACTAGGATTCATGGGTCTATTATATTCCAGGACTGCAATGGTCATAGCCCAGACCATCATTGCCCTGCCGATTATCACGGCATTTACCACTGCCGGCATCCAAAAGATAAATCCGGAACTGGTGCGCCAAACCATCTCCCTGGGCGCCACCAGGTTCCAACTCTTCCGCATCATCATCCAGGAGGCCCGGCTGACCATCCTGGTGGCCCTGATGGCCGGATTCGGCAGTATCATCTCCGAGGTCGGCGCGGTCATGATGGTAGGCGGAAATATCAAGGGCGATACCACGGTCCTGACTACCGGAATACTCCAGTCCACCCGGATGGGATTATTTAACGAAGCCCTGATACTGGGCGGCGTGTTATTGGTGATTAGTTTTATTGTTAACCTAACACTAACGTTAATCCAACAAAAAAGAATGTATTAACCACAAAGAACACAAAGGTCACGAAGAATTCTTTGTGTTCGCTATCGCGGTCACTTTGTGGTCTTAGTGCCCTTTGTGGTGAATCTTATATACTAAAAGTATGTCTTTATTAGCTGTTAAGGATTTATCATTCTCTTACCAGGGACAGGGTGAGTTTACTCTATCTATCCCCCATTTTGAACTGAATCATGGGGAACGAGTAGCCCTCATCGGTCCCAATGGCGCGGGCAAGACCACCTTCCTGCAAATTATTGCCCTGTTGCACAAGATAGGCAATGGAACCATTCTATATAATAGTAGCGCGATAAAAAGCCGTGAAGATATCCTTCAATATCACCGCCAGACCGCCTTTGTGCCCCAGAGACCGACGATGTATAACCGCTCAGTCCTGGACAATGTTGCAATCGGCCTAATGATTCGTAATATCCGACCGGTTGAAATCGGTGAAAGAGTTATTGAAATGCTCAAGGCACTGAAGATTTCCCACCTGACTCATCGCAATGCCCTGAGCATCTCCGGCGGCGAGGCCCGGCGGGTAATGCTGGCCCGGGCCCTGGTGTTAAACCCCAAAATCCTGTTCCTGGACGAGCCATTTGCGGATTTGGATGAGCCGGTCCGGCGCTCTATAATAGAAGACACCCTGCCTATCTTGAGTTCAACCGGATGCGCCACCATATTTGTCACGCATAACCAGGACGAGACCTACCAGCTGGCCAACCGTTTTATGGTGCTGATAAAGGGACAGATCGTCCAGTCCGGCACGGCCTATGAGATATTCGGCAATCCGGCCACCAAGGAGGTGGCGGAATTCATCGGCATCAGGAATATTATCCCGGCTGAGATAACCGGGGAGGATAGCGGTATGCTCCAGTTATCGCTCTCAGGTGGAATTCATCTTTGGTATTCCGGCCCCGCACCCAAAGGTAAGCAGGTCCTGTGCTGCATTCCACCGGAATCGATTACCATATCAACCGACACACTGCAATTACATAGCAGCGCGCGCAATGCACTTCAGGGTATTATCAAAAAGGTCATACCCTCAAGATATCTGGTCTGGCTGGAGATAGATTGCAACGGAGTGCCGTTAACCGCCTCGGTCACCCATCAATCAGTCAAGGAACTCGGATTGACATCCGGAAAACCAGCCAGCGTCCTCATCAAGGCCACGGCCATACAGTTACTGGAAAGATAATTAGCCAGGCCGCTTACTGATTTCCGCCTTCAGCTTATCCGGGATAGGCCGGCAGGCGCAGTTCCTGGTGTGCGCCAGGTGCCACTTGATTCTCTGTTCCAATGTCGGATTGACCGGCATCTTGTGTTTTAGGTGCCAGGGTTTATTTATCTTCATAGATGCTATTGCGGGAAAAATCCGTAAATCTGCTTGAGCACCTGTTCCGCTGTCTTGCCCCGGATACTGAATCCCTTAGAGTCGTGGTCTAAATACGAGTAGGCAAACGGATATACGCCCTGCACCCAGGGTGTTTCGGCAAATGCCCAGAGCACGGCTTCGTACGCGTCGGCCTGCTCGTCCCAGTCGCTTACTAATGTCGGCGTGGCCGGTTCAAAGTCGCTGATTTCCGGGGCATAAACACCATATTGCTGCATCGCCGATGTGTCCGCAGAATAATAGGCCAGTTCCGCGAATATGAACGGTTTATTGAATCGCTGATAGCGCGGCAGATAAGTGTCCTGGAGTTTCTGCAAGGCCATTGCTTTCATCGCGGCAAAGTTGGTGCCGGCCGTGTCGGTCGCCACCTGCCACCACCACTTGTCGCCTAAATAGTCCAGGTCGCCGTACCAGTCATACTCGGTCCGGTCCACATAATAATCCACGCTGAGTTTTACGGCCGGATATTCAGCCCTGACCGCGGCAATGATGTCCTTCCATTTCTGGTTGATGTAGGTAGCGGTTACCGGCGTCGAATCATCCAGCCAGTTGAAATTGGATAATATCAGCATCTCCACGTTCTCCTGCTTGGCGATTTTGGTGTTATACATCACGGACTTTCTGACCTGCGCATAAAACGCGTCATACCACTGGTTGGTATTGGAACGGGTGAATGCGGCCTCTTCGGCGCTTGAGTCCGGATAGGGAAATGCGCGGATGGCCACCTTTAATCCCCGGTTATGCAGGGCCCGGATATGCTCAACCAGTTCCTCGGTCAGGAACGAATTACCCACCGGCTCGACAATGGGCGGGTCGATGCTGATAATGCCCCAGACCGAGGCAATCTGCGCCCAGCGGGCATTAGAGGCGGTGATTCGCTCCACGGCCGGTTCTATCAGCGGCGTCCAGGCCGAACGCCAGTAATCGATAAATTCTATGCCGGTCTGGAACGGCTGGCCGCTGGCGCGGTCGGTTATCGGCCGACCGTCATAATTCAGGGTCACCGGCTCAGGCAGTGCTTCCCGCAACTGGTGGCGCCAACTGGTAATCGTGTCGCTGACTGCTTTTGCCGTGTTGGTAATAACCAGTTCACGGAATGAGTTGTTGGTATCCGTGACCAGCTTTTCCATCCCGATAGCCGGGTCCCCATTGCGGATGTATTTATATTTCAGGGTCTGGCTCGGGTCAACATACCAGACGTATTTCCACTGGTTGGACCCCTGGGGCCACATCATAAGCGGTTCCCAGCCGCCCCAGCCGTCGCTGGTGACATAGACCGTATCCGAGGTGGGCGACTGGACATCCAGGGTAACGGCCACCTGGTTTGCCGACTTCCAGGCCGCGACCGTGTCGTTTATGGTCATCGCGCTGCCGGACGCAATCACGGCGCGCACCACGTTAGCGCCGGCGGCATCGCGTTCCTGGTTTGTCCGGTAATCGCCCAGCGTGTAAAGATACTCAAAGCAAGTCCCCTGCCCCAGCGTTGCGGTATAGGTCCAGACATTCCCGCCGGTATTGGTCATCGGGCACATCTTGCTGGTATCAACGGACGTGCCTTCAAAGGACGGGAACATCCCGAGGTGATAGGTATCTCCGAACAGGCGCACCTGCGCTCCGGGCGGCGTATTGCCCGGGGCCGTAACGTTAAAGGTAATGCCGGTCATCACGGCCGGCGTGGCCGTAAAATTCCTGGTCAGGACGCCGTCAGCCGGAATAGTCACTTCGGCTACCTGGGCGAGATATTCGCCGTTGTCAGCCCGGACCGTCACCGCACACTGGCCGGCCGGCACTCCGAAGATGGAATAAGTCCCGTCCCAGTTGGTTACGGCCTGGAACGGACCGGCTGAGACGCGCAGACCCATCACCGGCAGAGTGGTAGCCGAACTGGTAATCGTGCCTGAGATGGCGCCGACTCCGTCGCCGCCCACGGCCAAATCCTCCCACTTGGCAATGGTTTCGTTTATGGAAAGGTTCTTGCCGGCAAGCAATTCGCGAATATGGAACTTACCGTTGCGGTAGGCATACGATTCCTCCTTGTCCCAGTCGCCGTTGCGGCTGTAGCGGTAACGCAGGATGGAATCCTTGGGCGCGGTGATGGTGGTTCTGAAGGTGTTGCTGGCGATAGATGTCAGAACGATTTCTTCTTCATTACTGCCGAAATACATCCCCTTGCGCATCCAGAGCGCATCAGCGCCGGGCGTGTTGTCCGGCGTCCTGACGGTGATGGTGACATTCACGGTTTCCGCCTGATAAAACGGGTTTGACTGACCGGACGAACCGGAACTGCCTTCGCCCCCGCCGCAACCGGCCATAATACCCGTGAAAATCAATAATGACGCGACTCCAAGGTAAACCGCCTTCATTATCATAGATATCCTTTTTACTTCCGGTTACCTTATCTGCACAAATCCGGCATAAACCGCTATGCCCAGCGTCACCGTATCGGTCCCGTTCAGATTAACCGATTTCAGGGTGGCGCTGTAGGTATCCGGATTATAGTCCGCGCCGGAGGAATAAACCACCTTATCGGAATACGGGCTGAGCTCCCAGTAGTTCGTGCCTTCCATTACCAGGGATGACGAGCCGCCGGCTATCGGGACGCGCTTTATCCTCATCAGATTAGGGGCGTAATTGAAATCCGCGCCATAGACCACCTGGGTGGAATCGTGGGTAATGGCGGCCTCGTGCAGATATGCAACTGGCCCGATTTGCACCGGCGTTGTGCCTGAAGTGGTGATGCTGTATAAATTACCGCTAGGAAAAATATAGTCCTTCATATAAACCACCCTTGACGAGTCGCGTGATATGTCCGCGAACATCATTGATACGCCGGTGTCCAGGGTAGCGGTAACTCCGGTGGCCAGATTTATCACGTTCATCGTAAAGGTGTCGCTGACTGCATTGTAATCGCTCAGGTAAAGCATCTTGGACGAATCGCGAGAGGGCCGAAAAACAGTCACGTTCTGTGCCAGGGTCACCGGCGCGCCGCCGGTAATTGACACGGCCTTTAAGGTGCCGGAAACCGTATCATCAATATAATAAACCGTATTAGAATCGTATGCTGCCTGATAAGTGAATGAAACATTTGCGGCCAAAAAAGTCGGACTGCCGCCGGCCAGGGGTTTTACATTCATGTCACCGGTCGGCGAGATATAAACCACCCGGGTGGAATCCGGGGTTAACCTGAAGCCGGAAACGCCCGAAGTAACAATGGCTGTGACCGCGCCGCCAGCCATAGGCACCACGTTGATGGAATTATCGCTGCTCTTGGAAAAGACCAGCTTGGAGGAATCATCCGTAATCTCCCACGTATGATTAGGCACGTTGGCCAAAAGCGAGGCCGCGCCCCCGCCGGACGGGATGGATTTGTAGTTGAAATTACCGCCGCCGTCATCCTCGATATAAAGCGCCCGGGAGCCGTCCGGCGTGGCATCGTATTCAATAATATCAGTAGCCAGGGTTCGGCTGATTCCGCCGCTGATGGAAACGACATTCAAATCCGCGTGTCCGGTCAAGGTAATGTAATTGGTCAGGAAGAAGACCTTGGCAGCTGAAGGACTGCCGCTACTGCCTGATGATGAAGAACCGCCTCCGCCGCAGGAACCTACAGTTATAATTCCGGTTAATAATGCGATTACCCCCAAGATGCGCCATCTCTTGCTCAACATACACATTCCTTTCTGTTCTCGTCAAGTTGCTCACTACCCTAACGGAATAGTATAATTATGACCTCTAAAACCGTCAAGGTGCAAAATTTAGGGTAGCAATGGGTATCAAAGATACCCACTTACTGTTCGCATACTCAAGACATAAAATCTAACAATGCTATGTAAAAAGACAAGGAAAATTAGACTAAATCAGGCATAACCATCTTTATCAAAAAAAACACTATCCACTACGTTTTTCTTAAAGACCCTCTCCATATCTTATAAGGAACGGGAGATTATCACCAATCCGGCCGGTGGTTATGGCAAACCTACCGGGAGATTATGGCAAATCTGGCCGGATGTTATGGCAAACCTGCCGGGAGGTTATGGCGCATCCGGCCGGGGGTTATGGCGAACCTGGTCGGAGGTTATGGCGCATCTGTACGGAAGTTATGGCAAATCCGGCCGGGGATTATGGCAAATCCATCCGGAGGTTATGGCAAACCTGCCGGGAGATTATGGCGCACCCGGCCGGGGGTTATGGCGAACTTGGTCGGAGGTTATGGCGCATCCAGCCGGAGATTATGGCGAATCTGCACGGAGATTATGACAAGAAGTATGGAGGGATAAGATGAGGGGGGTGGGGGGACTACCCCCCTCCCTATTTTATAGCGGGAAGGGGGCAAAATGTAAGACGAAAATAGCCGAAAATGGCGGTTTTAGGGTTAAAAAAAGGTGGTTAAACCGAAGATTTACGCCCTGAGCGTGGCCTTGAGGTCTTTAGCCAGGGCGTCAACCACTGTTTTGACCACCCCATCCACTGCCTCGCTGGCCAGGGTCCGGGTCGGATGCCGGAATGTCAATGAAAATGCTATACTCTTGTGCCCGGACTGGACCTGCTTGCCCCGATAGATGTCAAAGAATTCTATCTTTTCAAGCGGGATATCCTGCGCTGATGGCGTTAATGCCTGACGGGAAATGC from Planctomycetota bacterium encodes the following:
- a CDS encoding ComF family protein, with the translated sequence MGTSINLCNLCHLWLQSVLDLIYPRYCLVCNISLNQTDRRALCSDCTTQITFINQDTSCPKCGIDLGPYVQPDTLCQECHAHPPRFARAIAVAGYDGVIREAIHKFKYAKERVLLDELSGLLVARWQGVTQLLPQIDMIMPAPLYRGKLKERGFNQSQLLAERLSQATGIPLEIDNLVKTRPTPDQAGLDSVNRKKNLLDAFEVTNPKAIDGKNILLIDDVLTTGATASEISRTLKKAGVKNVYVLVLAR
- a CDS encoding substrate-binding domain-containing protein yields the protein MKSTTYCLLLPILLLALISCGSNPDNNEIILATTTSVQDTGLLDVLTDIFKKNTGYKIKAIAVGSGEAMALGRRGDADVLLVHSPKDEETFMSDGFGKSRVTFMYNYFAIVGPADDPAGCSKTALAAEAFSRIAATSSPFISRGDNSGTHKKEMSLWNETGINPKGKWYIQAGVGMGQTLLIAGEKNAYTLSDRGTYLAFKDAVALKIVKDGVPDLKNNYSVIVLNPDKFPNVNLKGAQAFADFLTSPETLKLISEYGKDKYGKGLFFPVVK
- a CDS encoding ABC transporter ATP-binding protein codes for the protein MSLLAVKDLSFSYQGQGEFTLSIPHFELNHGERVALIGPNGAGKTTFLQIIALLHKIGNGTILYNSSAIKSREDILQYHRQTAFVPQRPTMYNRSVLDNVAIGLMIRNIRPVEIGERVIEMLKALKISHLTHRNALSISGGEARRVMLARALVLNPKILFLDEPFADLDEPVRRSIIEDTLPILSSTGCATIFVTHNQDETYQLANRFMVLIKGQIVQSGTAYEIFGNPATKEVAEFIGIRNIIPAEITGEDSGMLQLSLSGGIHLWYSGPAPKGKQVLCCIPPESITISTDTLQLHSSARNALQGIIKKVIPSRYLVWLEIDCNGVPLTASVTHQSVKELGLTSGKPASVLIKATAIQLLER
- a CDS encoding ABC transporter permease, which translates into the protein MNELFDIIRTSLEVSGLSLIIAGFIGIPLGVIIGLSAFRGKKWLIALVNTGMGLPPVLVGLVVVIILGRSGPLGFMGLLYSRTAMVIAQTIIALPIITAFTTAGIQKINPELVRQTISLGATRFQLFRIIIQEARLTILVALMAGFGSIISEVGAVMMVGGNIKGDTTVLTTGILQSTRMGLFNEALILGGVLLVISFIVNLTLTLIQQKRMY